Within the Medicago truncatula cultivar Jemalong A17 chromosome 4, MtrunA17r5.0-ANR, whole genome shotgun sequence genome, the region agggtttaaaaaaaagttaactcctggacacgtgtcaccttgtcattggctctgatctgagttttcttttttacaaaaaaaaaaaattaaaataatatattttttaaaaaattcccagaaccaatgacaaggtgacacgtgtcactttgtcattggcggtgggatttattttatttatttaatttatttatttttgtaaaaaaaaaaactcaaagacaatgacaaggtgacacgtgttcaggagctaacttttttttttaaatcctaacggaaacctaagggaccaaaacgagactaaaaaaaatttaaatactcaaacaatcttttttttagttaagggaccaaaatgataccaattaaatacttaagggagcaaaacgataccaattaaatacttaagggatcAATAGaacatttaagccaaaattaTTTGTGGggtatcttttattattataggATTAATATCAAAAGGTTGCATATAGGTAACCAGTAACAGATCTCAACCATTGAATTAAAATACTAATATATCAATGATTAAAAGATCACTTTTTTTATGGTCGGAAATGATTCATGTTTTCCATGTTAAACTCCACCcaaaaatattgagaaaataGCCTGGATATagatattaatattttcatcccaaaaaataataattatatttttatagatgttATTATAATAAGATTCCTCAAGAAGAAaatatctctctttctcttctgtcatataagaagaaagaaatgatATAAGAGGAGGGGGACGGTGATTAGACCAGAATCGAAACCAACCACGCCACGCATGCCTTTAAATTCTAAATTCACCATAGTCGCCCGCCCTTGCTTTCGATTCGATCCCAAACACACTAACGGGTCAGTCAATTATTCCCTCTCCATTTTCAATCAATTCCTTCTTtttattcttcatttttattgctttttttCCGTGATCGATTTATACTCTGGATCTGCATCAAAACCCTGTATTATTTGTATTctatcaaaattgaaattgaaaatttccactttttcttaatttttgggAGTTTTGCTTTTTGTTGCCGACATAATTCGCTGTGAGATTActctgaaatttaatttaattttatgaattaatttttcattaaattgatttttgggGGGTTTTGCCTTTTGTTGCCTGCACAtgtaattacattgaattatgttattttctcaaattattgtcGGTGTTGACATGTCTGTGTCCGTGTTTGGGCTTCATAGCataatatgttttgttttgtggagcttttaattttattgaagttggaaaaaattgatttttgcaGTTGGTAGCAATGTCGACTCCGGCTAGGAAGAGACTGATGAGAGATTTCAAGAGATTGCAACATGACCCACCTGCTGGAATCAGTGGTGCACCTCAGGATAACAACATCATGTTGTGGAATGCTGTTATATTTGGGTGAGTTGGATTGAGAATTGTATAAATATGCATATTATTATGTATAATTGTATAATTTAGtcagtttgttttattttatttcattttttcactTTGTTTAAGTATATGAATGGATAAGCAATTTCTCTGCTTTCTTGTCTGCTTTGGATTGCAGTCCTGATGATACTCCATGGGATGGAGGTGAGTCAGTTCTTTACCACCACAGCTCCTATTtgcaaacaatttttatttttatactagTATCAATTATGTTATTAAGCCATTTTGTGTGTTACAAGTATTTTCAATGTTTCTGTTATATTCATTTTTGAATAGTAAAGTCCAATTTGGTCCCCCACAGTTTTCTTACGGCCCAATTCAgagacaaaatataatattcaaatCAGTTCCTCGCATTTTATATAGGGTACAGATTAGTCCCTCTATCATTATAGCAGAGGGACTAGTTTGTCCCCCATATGAAAACCTGAGggttaatttgaatattttttttgtcaaggactgaaggcctgtttggataaacaacttatttgcaacTTATAGCACAAGCGATTATCATGGTAAGAGATtatatttgcataagctatttttatagcaaaagataaaacaacgttaaattgattttgtgtacgctataagttgtttttataagctgtATTGGAGAGCTTATAAagataagttaaaaaaaaacttatgaaaaatgTCATACGCTGTTTTcatcccaaacagtctcacaaaacttatgtcagtagataagcttaaatcagccaatccaaacaggccctgaATTGGGTTGTGAGAAAATTgtcagggaccaaattgagtttttgctcttaatttttttaggttatGTTAATATTAACTTAACTTGTTTTTAGATGGCATTAGAATTATGTTGCAAAGAACATCCTATAAAAGATTTTGGGTTGCTCTAGATAGGTATCTAAGCTatcttaaaattgatttttttaaaatctaaaactgGCTTCTGCTTTGCAGTTTGACACTattttattactctctcttttcgtttgtttttcaatattaatttgAACACTCTTGATCGTTGTGTTGTCATACTCTACCTGATGCGCCTGTTACAGGCTGCATTTGCACTATTGAAATCTATACTTTCTGTCACACTGTTGagctaaattaattttttccatcaaatcaaaacattttGTACATTTGGGGGCTCTTGCTCGAGTAGTCTGtcttcatttatatattttgatgtgATATTTTATGTTGTGTTTTGATAGTATCATGAAATTAGATATGTTCACATAActgcatgtatatattttgagtTATTCAGGCACGTTTAAGTTGAGTCTTCAATTTTCCGAGGATTATCCGAACAAGCCACCCACTGTACGATTTGTCTCCCGAATGTTTCATCCAAACAGTAAGTATTAGGTGGAAAATACAAACCTTCTTATCCACGAGTTAGGTGTCTGCCAACCAATGTAATTGCTACTCTGAACAGTTTATGCAGATGGAAGTATTTGTCTGGATATATTGCAAAATCAGTGGAGTCCTATATACGATGTTGCTGCGATTCTCACTTCTATCCAGGTATCATTTAGTATAGTGTATcaataatatcataattttatcaaattgtaAATTAGAAATGAAACTTATAGTTGTGAATCATAAACAATAAAAGTAGCAAGAAATAAATTGTACAATACAAGTTATGTATAGTGTTTTCAATgtgataattttaaattataagttgacaaaacaaattaatcatATGTACCATAAGTTATAAGTCAGAACGAAACCagagcatataaatgactctgCGATGAAGGCTTTGTGTTAGATTAATGAAAACTAAATGGAAATGCCAAATAGGGGTGAATGGGGTGAGTAAGTGACTTTGTGAAGCCCCTTTTTGAAATGAGTCCCTTTTTTCTTCAACCCCCTCTTTGCACTGAACAGTTTATGTCTATACGACCTTCCAATTTCTTTGATGAGAATTGGTGAACAAAATCAAGAAAGAAGTAATACTTTTTGTTGAACTGTGCAATTCATATTGGTGAGATTGAATTGCAGTATTCATGCATGTATAGTATGAATGAGTCATAGCTATTTGTTGATTTATAGTATTATATGAATTATTGGATTGCCGAATGACTTCAAATCAtgctacattttttttcatcttcaaatcaTCGCTATTTGTGGATTTGTAGATTTATAGTATTATTTTGATCATTCAATTTTAACAAACATGCCACATTTCTTTTCATTTGTATTTTGTAATAGAAGAAAACAAGCACATATATTTACATAATTAGCCTTGCTTTAGAAGTTTGGCACGAAAACACTGAGGCGATCATACAATGTCCAGTGCCTCTGCataaatatttgtctttttgttcatttaatttttatatgttttaaggcatcatctcataataacttgtTATTTTCTGTTTGCACATCTCTTGATTCATTTGTAATGTTAACTTGGCTTTTATCCTTTTCATcgttgtttttactttttagtcaAAAAGTATAGACTCTGGAGCATACAATTCTGAACTTGATTTTTTAAAGCTTATATCATGGTCTGCTCTTTGCAAAACTCAAGACACTATACTGTTTAATGTTACTAGCTCTCAATATTTAATGATTCTTACTTTAATAACCTCAAGCCTTGGATTTTGATAATGCCCTTTGTTTAGCATACTTATTTCCGTAGTTTCTTTGTTCGTGGCTGCTAAGGCATTTAAGAGTTTCTTAAGTCTGATATGCAAATGGATTGCACTTCTGTTTTCATCTGATGTACTTTTCCCCCCTTCTTTCACTTGTATTGCTTTGTGTAGCTTTAAGAGGATTTCAGTCCTCCTGTTTTGTAGATTTCTCTTTCTGAATAGATTCTTTTGCTTGCAACCtacaaatcaaacatataaGGAAGTGTCTTGTTATGTTTGTTTTCCACAAGTTTACTGTCTTTTTTCTGGTTCTCCGACTTTTGTTTACAAGGGAATTAAGACTGCTGTTGAGGGGTTTTGAAAGGTCAACTAGCTGAAAGGTATAGAACCTCTTTGAAAACTGAGAATTAAACCTGTTATGAGGTGCTTCCCAAAGGACTGTGTGCTGATAGGCTACAAGGCCATCATCGGCAGATATATCAGTTGATTTACTTGCCTATATGAAGTATCAAATGATATGCACCAGGCTTTAATGTTTTCCTGTGTCGGGTCATGGTTCCAATGTGGCCTTGATGCAAGAGTGTGATATGCAAGCATTCAACGTGGATGAGATAATATTGAACATTATTTTGTGCCATTTTTCAATAACCTGCAATTACTCAACTTCTACACTGATGTGGATGTCCTAATCCCCGTCTTCCTGACTCTACTCTTTAACATCCCATTATTGTATTTGGAAGTTTACGGGGAACTTTTATCCCCATACCAAATAGaatcaaacttttaaaattgatttgccTGTTATGTAATGATCAACATGTTGTGATTATTTTCTGAGAAGTTATTATTCCTTTTTGACAGTCATTGCTTTGTGATCCCAACCCAAATTCTCCTGCAAACTCTGAAGCGGCTCGAATGTTCAGTGAGAACAAGCGTGAGTACAATCGAAGAGTGCGGGAAGTTGTGGAGCAGAGTTGGACAGCTGACTAAGGTCATCTTGATATGCTTGGCGGCCTGTGAAGGCAGGAATTGGATTGCATTGCTACCTATGACAGTCATGCAAACTCATTCCTTGTTATGAATGTTAGGTGAATCTTATCTTTAATTCATGGTAGTTTATGCATCTTCCAATGTCAGtccatgtaatataaaattgtaTCAATGTTCCTGATTGTTGTCAACATGGCTCAATGTATAAGTTGTACTTGTCTGAATTGGTTACGATCACAAGGATTATTTAAACTGGGTTGAATTCTGTTTACATTGTATAATTTCCAGCTTcaatgtttgattgatttttgtttaatatgaaTGGATGTTAGTTAAAATGAGGATCAAATCTGGTTTTGTTCCTAGAAAATCATTGAATTATTTGTGTTGGTTggtttgttttagttttctctcctcttttttttttttttttacttttttgaaaaagttttctCCCCTCTTAAAATGTTTGAAATCTGTTCACGAATATTCGTGATGTGTTGATATAGGCTATTGAATTATATCTCAACAACTTAGCACATGGTAAGGCCTTTTATAAATTATCATATCTAGGAACCTGCATGTTAAGACTTTTCTcccttctcaattttttttcttctatgtattatgtttatttaatgTAGCAAGCAGTTTAGCATGACAGTAGGACTAATcatcaaaaatgaaaattgaaggtTGCTTGTTTATGTGCTGTATCCTTTGCTATAGTAAATCCAATAAAATTACATTAGATGTTTGCaccaaagaaagaagaaagaattaCATTAAATGTGGTAttgattctttcaaaaaaaaaatgtggtatTGATGTAAttgtttttagggttaattaagtaaattgtccttataaatattcagaattttgtttttagtccctacaaaataaaatcatattttttagtccctataaaa harbors:
- the LOC11444344 gene encoding ubiquitin-conjugating enzyme E2 2 isoform X2, with protein sequence MTHLLESVVHLRITTSCCGMLLYLVYEWISNFSAFLSALDCSPDDTPWDGGTFKLSLQFSEDYPNKPPTVRFVSRMFHPNIYADGSICLDILQNQWSPIYDVAAILTSIQSLLCDPNPNSPANSEAARMFSENKREYNRRVREVVEQSWTAD
- the LOC11444344 gene encoding ubiquitin-conjugating enzyme E2 2 isoform X1 — its product is MSTPARKRLMRDFKRLQHDPPAGISGAPQDNNIMLWNAVIFGPDDTPWDGGTFKLSLQFSEDYPNKPPTVRFVSRMFHPNIYADGSICLDILQNQWSPIYDVAAILTSIQSLLCDPNPNSPANSEAARMFSENKREYNRRVREVVEQSWTAD